One segment of Desulfatibacillum aliphaticivorans DSM 15576 DNA contains the following:
- a CDS encoding DUF3842 family protein, translated as MKKVICVIDGQGGNIGATLIKYIKTAFENETEIIALGTNAIATSQMLRAGAHKGASGDDAVCRTVMKADCIVAPVSITWANAMLGEVTSRLAEAVMDSPALKVLLPLTQENVEIVGVVNEPLPHLVQMAVAGKMREVLRPEENARKVLREYIPERKRA; from the coding sequence ATGAAAAAAGTTATTTGCGTGATAGACGGCCAAGGCGGCAACATCGGCGCAACGTTGATCAAATACATCAAAACCGCCTTTGAAAACGAAACAGAGATTATCGCCCTGGGCACCAACGCCATTGCGACTTCCCAGATGCTGCGGGCCGGCGCCCACAAGGGAGCTTCGGGCGACGACGCCGTATGCCGCACGGTCATGAAGGCGGATTGCATTGTGGCGCCGGTTTCCATCACCTGGGCCAACGCCATGCTGGGGGAGGTGACGTCCCGATTGGCCGAGGCGGTCATGGATAGTCCGGCGTTAAAGGTTCTGCTGCCATTAACCCAGGAAAACGTGGAGATTGTGGGCGTGGTGAATGAGCCCCTGCCCCACCTGGTGCAAATGGCCGTGGCCGGAAAAATGCGGGAGGTTTTACGCCCGGAAGAAAACGCCCGCAAGGTCCTGCGGGAATACATCCCGGAGCGGAAAAGAGCCTAA